A genome region from Neptunomonas japonica JAMM 1380 includes the following:
- a CDS encoding zinc-binding alcohol dehydrogenase family protein — protein MKAIGYLNSLDITQDNSLIEFEQSTPSPTGHDLLVKIAAISVNPVDAKVRRRAQPENGEHKVLGWDAVGEVVEVGDAVSIYKKGDKVWYAGDLTRPGTNAEYHLVDERIVGHKPKSVSDAQAAAFPLTTITAWELLFDRLQIQQNTSADTRHTQQILVIGAAGGVGSILVQLASKLTNALIIGTASREESQKWVTGLGADHVIDHRQPLSEELERIGITHVSHVIGLNATEKHFSEIAKVIAPQGKFALIDDPSTPLDISLLKMKSVSLHWEFMYTRSMFATDDMAKQGELLNKVADLIDAGEIKTTMGQHYGTISADNLKRAHADLESGKTIGKIVLEGF, from the coding sequence ATGAAAGCAATTGGCTACCTAAACTCGCTAGACATTACACAAGACAATTCACTCATTGAATTTGAACAAAGCACACCCTCTCCAACAGGTCATGACCTACTAGTAAAGATAGCGGCAATCTCCGTGAATCCCGTTGATGCAAAAGTAAGAAGGCGGGCACAACCTGAAAACGGCGAACACAAAGTCCTCGGTTGGGATGCTGTCGGTGAAGTTGTTGAAGTGGGCGATGCCGTTTCTATTTATAAAAAAGGTGACAAAGTATGGTACGCCGGAGACCTTACACGCCCTGGCACTAACGCTGAGTACCATTTAGTAGATGAGCGTATTGTTGGCCATAAACCAAAATCTGTCTCTGATGCACAAGCCGCCGCTTTTCCGCTGACAACCATCACTGCGTGGGAGCTGTTGTTTGATCGCTTACAGATCCAGCAAAACACATCAGCAGATACGCGTCATACTCAACAAATTTTAGTCATTGGTGCAGCCGGTGGCGTGGGTTCTATTTTAGTACAGCTCGCATCTAAGCTAACTAACGCACTTATTATTGGTACCGCATCTCGCGAAGAAAGTCAGAAATGGGTCACCGGTCTAGGGGCAGATCATGTCATTGATCACCGCCAACCATTAAGTGAAGAGCTAGAGCGCATTGGTATCACCCATGTCTCTCATGTTATTGGCTTAAACGCCACTGAGAAGCACTTTAGTGAAATTGCAAAAGTCATAGCCCCCCAAGGTAAATTTGCCTTAATTGATGACCCAAGCACGCCGCTGGATATCTCTTTGTTAAAAATGAAGTCAGTTTCATTGCATTGGGAATTTATGTACACCCGCTCTATGTTCGCTACTGATGATATGGCGAAACAAGGCGAATTACTCAACAAGGTCGCTGACTTAATTGATGCCGGCGAAATAAAAACCACCATGGGCCAACACTACGGCACCATTAGTGCCGATAACCTAAAGCGCGCTCATGCCGACCTTGAAAGTGGTAAAACTATCGGGAAAATTGTTTTAGAAGGCTTTTAA
- a CDS encoding TIGR02450 family Trp-rich protein, with the protein MSGACHVNTFNPNKLLLSKWTATKSYQKQKHFLVTELIKDELEESVIACVLEAVINKQTFKMDWQELKDAERWIQGWK; encoded by the coding sequence ATGAGTGGTGCTTGTCATGTAAATACGTTTAACCCAAACAAATTGCTACTTTCTAAATGGACAGCTACAAAGTCATATCAGAAACAGAAACACTTTCTTGTTACTGAGCTTATCAAAGATGAGTTAGAAGAAAGTGTGATCGCTTGTGTGCTAGAAGCTGTTATCAATAAGCAGACTTTTAAGATGGATTGGCAAGAGCTAAAAGACGCCGAACGATGGATACAAGGGTGGAAGTAA
- a CDS encoding NAD(P)/FAD-dependent oxidoreductase, with protein MDKSNKHVAIIGAGIAGSTLANKLLSAGYEVSIYEKSRGTGGRLASCRLGDNSADLGAPLLSPASDTFRQWLTQHPNVSVWRPNTHCFNGKHCKSQTHFIAMPRQSSLTRELIQGANLYTSIRVGYLWPERSEEPYEEKQNKVLLRDEHGKALGHYDAAIVATPAKQAAPLLEALPRFERHTETATPTTSWVLVIQVSSPLPITVELIQGQHPLLLRCIKDSAKPGRISKDNSTTWAIEATPEWSALNRESDPKHVAEQLRKAFFPVLNRDFNTQPVITAERVHRWLYSRHITQHFEHHVDSGYLWDGDSMIGACGDWLESGDIEGAWLSANKLAEQIILQLERL; from the coding sequence ATAAACATGTAGCAATTATTGGCGCTGGCATAGCAGGGTCGACATTGGCAAATAAACTGCTTAGCGCTGGATATGAGGTAAGCATATATGAGAAAAGCAGAGGCACAGGTGGACGACTGGCGAGTTGCCGCTTAGGCGATAACAGCGCAGATTTAGGCGCACCGCTCCTCAGCCCTGCTTCTGACACATTTCGCCAATGGCTAACACAGCACCCCAATGTTAGCGTATGGAGGCCAAACACCCATTGCTTTAATGGTAAGCATTGCAAAAGCCAGACACACTTTATTGCCATGCCGAGGCAAAGCTCTCTTACTCGTGAGCTGATACAAGGCGCAAACCTTTATACTTCCATCCGAGTAGGCTATCTCTGGCCCGAGCGTAGTGAAGAACCATATGAAGAAAAACAAAACAAAGTGCTACTACGTGATGAGCACGGTAAAGCTCTTGGCCATTACGATGCTGCAATAGTAGCAACACCTGCAAAGCAAGCAGCACCACTACTGGAAGCGCTACCACGCTTTGAGCGTCATACAGAGACCGCAACACCCACTACAAGCTGGGTGCTTGTAATACAGGTAAGCTCTCCCCTACCTATAACTGTAGAGCTAATTCAAGGCCAGCATCCCCTATTATTACGCTGCATAAAAGACAGTGCTAAGCCCGGTAGAATAAGCAAAGATAACAGCACCACCTGGGCTATAGAAGCAACACCAGAATGGAGTGCACTTAATCGTGAAAGCGATCCAAAACATGTTGCAGAGCAGCTCCGAAAAGCCTTTTTTCCTGTGCTAAACCGCGACTTCAATACACAACCAGTCATCACAGCAGAGCGCGTACATCGCTGGTTATACTCTCGACATATCACTCAACACTTCGAGCACCACGTGGACTCAGGCTATCTGTGGGATGGCGATAGTATGATAGGTGCATGTGGAGATTGGCTTGAATCAGGGGATATCGAAGGGGCATGGTTAAGCGCTAATAAACTGGCAGAACAGATTATTCTTCAACTAGAACGTCTCTAG
- a CDS encoding thiol-disulfide oxidoreductase DCC family protein, whose protein sequence is MTSITPVKPIIFYDGSCPLCSKEINHYQRLDYKQKVEWLDLTTNTDRLAAYGIEYTTAMARLHGIDASGTQISGVAAFLLIWDNLNYYHYLAKIIRVLMLEKPLEIVYQRFAKWRFKRQSAEQCEGNCRIPPSSLE, encoded by the coding sequence ATGACTTCAATTACGCCGGTAAAACCGATTATTTTTTATGATGGTAGTTGCCCTCTGTGTAGCAAGGAAATTAACCACTACCAACGCCTCGATTACAAACAAAAAGTCGAGTGGCTAGACCTCACAACGAATACTGATCGCTTAGCGGCATATGGCATTGAATATACAACCGCGATGGCACGCCTACACGGCATTGACGCATCAGGTACACAAATATCAGGCGTCGCCGCTTTTTTATTAATCTGGGATAACCTGAACTACTACCATTATTTAGCCAAAATAATACGAGTATTGATGTTAGAAAAACCTCTCGAGATTGTTTATCAGAGGTTTGCCAAGTGGAGGTTTAAACGCCAAAGTGCTGAACAATGCGAAGGAAACTGTCGAATACCACCGTCATCATTAGAATAG
- the folE gene encoding GTP cyclohydrolase I FolE has product MISSEAMAVRNQLIEKGLETPTIDNRMPQEQRYERIKGLMTEVLSTLGLNLEDDSLQETPHRIAKMYVYEVFSGLDYKNFPDIAMIDNKMGVEEMIKVRDISVLSSCEHHFVTIDGTAKVAYIPNKKIIGLSKINRLVRFFSQRPQVQERLTQQILVALQTLLETNNVAISINATHYCVKSRGVMDVNSKTETTALGGIFKSNERTRAEFLN; this is encoded by the coding sequence ATGATTTCCTCTGAAGCAATGGCAGTCCGCAATCAACTCATTGAAAAAGGGCTAGAGACACCGACTATCGACAATCGTATGCCTCAAGAGCAACGCTACGAGCGAATTAAAGGGCTAATGACAGAAGTGCTCAGTACCTTGGGTCTTAACTTGGAGGACGACAGCCTACAAGAAACACCGCACCGTATTGCCAAGATGTACGTTTATGAGGTTTTTTCCGGTCTCGATTACAAGAACTTCCCTGATATAGCCATGATCGATAATAAAATGGGTGTAGAAGAGATGATCAAGGTGCGTGATATTAGTGTGCTTAGCTCATGCGAACATCATTTCGTCACTATCGATGGCACAGCAAAAGTCGCTTACATTCCTAACAAAAAAATTATTGGTCTATCAAAGATCAATCGCTTAGTACGCTTTTTTAGTCAGCGTCCACAAGTCCAAGAACGCCTGACTCAACAGATTCTAGTTGCTCTACAAACACTGCTAGAAACCAACAACGTTGCTATCTCTATTAATGCAACACACTACTGTGTTAAATCTCGTGGAGTCATGGATGTTAACTCAAAAACAGAAACAACCGCGTTAGGCGGTATTTTTAAAAGTAATGAGCGTACACGTGCCGAGTTCTTAAATTAA